From Xanthocytophaga agilis, the proteins below share one genomic window:
- a CDS encoding MutS-related protein codes for MEIYQQRKENYASEARQWHKKFNQVSWLRVVIFLAGVGLTWFVYQLSESGLIATGVALFSIVAFFTTLKWHNRIEYQRNHFRYLSQINNEEWLRLEGKYMPENTGSQFNNPHHPYSGDLDIFGPHSLFVLLNRTQTTVGNELLAKWIQAAGTEAEIRQRQEAVAELGKNLEWQQNFQARGRHHTDGPSSAAIIREWLQTPASLHKRTGLIVVSYLMPTIMVLAIILAALTDVSYHFPFVLGLINIGIVGLVNKQIQHLTDQAYETSKPLQLYADLLKDIERHPFQSSRMVYLKNELISEGHSSSEKIEQLAGISANLLSAHNPFFGLFANGLVLWNIFWAIRLERWKANTHTDLSRWLNALAETEALNSLAGFYHANSDYVFPVLVKKGEEPGFCLISKSLGHPLLLARKRVINDFQLIGKGKTIIVTGSNMSGKSTFLRTVGINAVLAMTGAPICASEMKLSLFQVFTSMRTQDNLEESVSSFYAELQRLKQLIDYLPQGNPIFYLLDEILKGTNSQDRHEGAKALIRQLHRYNASGLISTHDLTLSEMVDELPASVENYSFNSEIINDQLYFDYKLQTGVCRSFNASKLMQQIGIEMYTNEHPPLNTHE; via the coding sequence ATGGAAATCTATCAGCAACGAAAAGAAAACTATGCATCAGAAGCTCGTCAATGGCACAAAAAATTCAATCAGGTTTCATGGTTACGAGTAGTTATATTTTTAGCAGGAGTGGGTCTGACCTGGTTTGTGTATCAGCTTAGTGAGAGTGGTCTGATCGCTACAGGTGTTGCCCTGTTTTCGATTGTTGCCTTTTTTACAACACTGAAATGGCATAATCGCATTGAATACCAACGCAATCATTTTCGTTATCTAAGTCAGATTAACAATGAAGAATGGCTTCGGTTGGAAGGAAAATACATGCCAGAGAATACAGGTTCCCAATTTAACAATCCTCATCATCCCTATTCAGGGGATCTGGACATTTTCGGCCCTCATTCGTTATTTGTCTTACTCAACAGAACTCAAACTACAGTTGGAAATGAGCTACTAGCCAAATGGATACAGGCAGCAGGCACTGAAGCGGAAATCAGACAACGACAGGAAGCGGTAGCTGAACTCGGTAAAAATCTGGAATGGCAGCAAAACTTTCAGGCCAGAGGTCGGCACCATACCGATGGCCCATCGTCGGCAGCTATTATCCGGGAATGGTTACAAACACCAGCCTCTTTACATAAAAGAACGGGTCTGATCGTTGTGTCCTATCTGATGCCTACCATTATGGTTTTGGCGATCATACTTGCAGCACTAACAGATGTAAGTTACCATTTTCCCTTTGTATTAGGACTCATTAATATTGGTATTGTAGGACTTGTTAATAAACAGATTCAGCATCTGACAGATCAGGCATACGAAACCAGCAAGCCCTTGCAGTTATATGCAGACTTACTAAAAGACATCGAGAGACATCCATTTCAATCATCACGAATGGTGTACCTCAAAAATGAATTGATCAGTGAAGGTCACTCCTCTTCTGAAAAAATTGAACAACTGGCAGGAATTTCAGCTAATCTTTTGTCAGCCCATAATCCTTTCTTCGGGCTTTTCGCCAATGGACTTGTACTATGGAATATCTTTTGGGCGATCCGGCTGGAAAGATGGAAAGCCAATACTCATACCGATTTATCCCGTTGGCTCAATGCCTTGGCAGAAACCGAAGCATTGAACAGTCTGGCTGGATTCTATCATGCCAATTCAGACTATGTATTTCCTGTACTTGTCAAAAAAGGCGAAGAACCCGGCTTTTGTTTGATCAGTAAATCACTGGGGCACCCTCTGCTACTGGCCAGAAAACGGGTAATCAATGATTTTCAGTTGATAGGAAAAGGCAAAACCATTATTGTTACAGGCTCTAATATGTCTGGCAAGAGTACATTTTTACGTACAGTAGGTATCAATGCAGTATTGGCTATGACAGGTGCCCCTATATGTGCTTCTGAAATGAAACTATCCTTATTTCAGGTATTTACGTCTATGCGTACACAAGATAACCTGGAAGAAAGTGTATCCTCTTTTTATGCAGAGTTACAGCGATTGAAACAACTGATTGACTATCTGCCTCAAGGGAACCCGATCTTTTATCTGCTGGATGAAATCCTCAAAGGCACCAACTCTCAGGACCGACATGAAGGTGCCAAGGCATTGATCCGGCAACTCCATCGTTACAATGCATCCGGCCTGATTTCTACCCACGACCTCACATTAAGTGAAATGGTAGATGAGTTGCCTGCTTCAGTAGAAAATTATAGTTTCAACAGCGAAATTATCAATGATCAATTATACTTTGATTACAAACTTCAGACAGGTGTATGCAGAAGTTTCAATGCCAGTAAATTAATGCAGCAAATTGGTATTGAAATGTATACAAATGAACATCCGCCTCTGAATACACATGAATAA
- a CDS encoding DUF4293 domain-containing protein, translating to MIQRVQSIFLLLITACMIITIFLPNWQEVSGQDAVTTTALKMVHLKAGAEVSSRGIWYIAALAAIAAGLALFSLFSFKNRVLQMGLGAINALIMAGVLGLMVYFTREAETIIPNHEGSFQTGTYLPMAAMICNIIANRFIRKDEKLVRSADRMR from the coding sequence ATGATCCAACGGGTTCAATCTATTTTTCTTCTTTTGATAACAGCTTGTATGATTATCACCATCTTTTTGCCTAACTGGCAGGAGGTGTCTGGTCAGGATGCTGTAACGACAACAGCACTAAAAATGGTGCATTTAAAAGCAGGAGCAGAAGTTAGCAGTCGCGGTATCTGGTACATAGCTGCGCTGGCAGCAATTGCTGCAGGTTTGGCGTTGTTCTCTCTATTCAGTTTTAAGAATCGGGTATTGCAGATGGGTCTGGGAGCTATCAATGCATTGATAATGGCAGGAGTGTTAGGGTTAATGGTTTACTTCACACGTGAAGCTGAGACCATTATTCCAAATCATGAAGGTAGTTTCCAAACAGGTACTTATCTGCCAATGGCAGCCATGATTTGCAATATTATTGCCAATCGATTTATCCGTAAGGATGAGAAGCTGGTCAGATCTGCTGACAGAATGCGATAA
- the gldG gene encoding gliding motility-associated ABC transporter substrate-binding protein GldG, with protein sequence MKKKQLIRFFIGIGAIVLLNFLANQFFFRIDLTEDQRYTIAPATERLLEKLEEPVFITVYLEGNDIPPAFKRLRSTVKEKLEEFTAYAGNNIRFRFEDITQETDKKKLNERIYNLIKKGIQPTNLVDNEGGSTVERLIIPGALVSYEGKEAPVMLLKGNQRTKGLSSEQILNQSVENVEYELASAIRQLTNKERKRIGIIQGYGNLRPIQMADMITSLQKFYDVFLVPMQKQPELKGLDAIIVAKPDSAFSEEDKYKIDQFIVNGGKALFFVDALKSDTILRGESTLLIKNDLNLDDLFFRYGVRLNDNVIQDLTSSGAIPMTVGNMGSQPQVKLMPWRFFPLVNTFSKHPIVRNLDAVYLHYAGTIDTVKAVGIQKTPLMFTSPYSKVNAVPAQIDFNEARLNPDPRQYRAGPQSVAYLLEGKFHSLYANRITQVDPRFKTFKEYGNPSKIIICSDGDLPANEIDPKTGKPAALGYDQFMNTTFANKDFILHAVDYLIDENGVIAARAKEVVLRPLDKLKVQEERLQWQLINLVLPIVVIVILGLIRAYWRKRKYAV encoded by the coding sequence ATGAAGAAAAAACAACTTATTCGTTTTTTTATTGGAATTGGAGCTATCGTGCTTCTTAACTTTTTAGCCAATCAGTTCTTCTTTCGGATTGACTTAACAGAAGATCAGCGCTATACTATTGCACCTGCCACCGAACGTTTACTGGAAAAACTGGAAGAGCCAGTATTTATCACTGTTTATCTGGAAGGAAATGATATTCCCCCAGCATTTAAACGCTTACGTAGTACTGTAAAGGAAAAGCTGGAAGAATTCACAGCGTATGCAGGCAACAATATTCGGTTTCGGTTTGAAGATATTACGCAGGAAACAGATAAGAAAAAACTGAATGAACGTATCTACAACCTGATCAAGAAAGGCATTCAACCTACAAATTTGGTAGATAATGAAGGAGGAAGTACTGTAGAGCGGCTTATTATTCCAGGCGCTTTGGTAAGCTACGAAGGTAAAGAAGCCCCAGTTATGCTCTTAAAGGGCAATCAACGTACCAAAGGATTAAGTTCAGAACAGATTTTAAATCAATCCGTAGAGAATGTAGAATACGAACTTGCTTCTGCCATCCGCCAACTAACCAATAAAGAAAGAAAACGGATTGGTATCATTCAAGGCTATGGCAATCTGCGTCCAATACAAATGGCAGATATGATTACTTCGCTTCAGAAGTTCTATGATGTATTTCTGGTTCCTATGCAAAAACAACCGGAGCTCAAAGGTTTGGATGCCATCATTGTAGCCAAGCCTGATTCAGCCTTTTCAGAAGAAGATAAGTATAAAATTGATCAGTTTATTGTAAATGGAGGAAAAGCACTATTCTTTGTAGATGCCCTTAAATCAGATACTATATTGCGCGGAGAAAGCACACTACTTATTAAAAATGACTTAAATCTGGATGATTTATTTTTCAGATATGGTGTGCGCCTGAATGACAATGTGATTCAGGACCTGACGAGCAGCGGCGCTATACCTATGACTGTTGGCAATATGGGTTCGCAGCCACAGGTTAAGTTGATGCCCTGGCGCTTTTTTCCATTGGTAAATACATTTTCCAAACATCCTATTGTCCGAAACCTGGATGCCGTTTATCTGCATTATGCAGGTACCATTGACACTGTAAAAGCAGTAGGAATACAAAAAACACCTTTGATGTTCACCTCTCCTTACTCAAAGGTAAATGCAGTACCTGCTCAAATCGATTTTAATGAAGCACGACTCAACCCTGATCCCAGACAATATCGTGCAGGGCCACAGTCGGTAGCATATCTCCTTGAAGGCAAGTTTCATTCGTTATATGCCAACCGTATTACCCAAGTCGATCCTCGCTTTAAAACGTTCAAAGAATACGGTAATCCGTCAAAAATCATCATTTGTTCAGATGGAGATCTGCCAGCAAATGAAATAGATCCCAAAACAGGTAAACCCGCGGCATTAGGATATGATCAGTTTATGAATACTACCTTTGCCAACAAAGACTTTATCTTACATGCAGTTGATTATCTTATCGATGAAAACGGAGTTATCGCTGCCAGAGCCAAAGAAGTAGTATTACGACCTTTAGATAAGCTGAAAGTACAGGAAGAAAGACTCCAGTGGCAACTTATTAACCTTGTATTACCTATTGTAGTTATTGTAATATTAGGGTTGATCAGAGCCTACTGGCGTAAAAGAAAATATGCAGTATGA